One window of the Candidatus Ancaeobacter aquaticus genome contains the following:
- a CDS encoding type II toxin-antitoxin system HicB family antitoxin, translating to MKYQLTAVIAREDNGYVSLCPELDIASQGDTIEKARKNLIEAIQLFLKTASEQEIQGRFHEEVYITHLEVAVG from the coding sequence ATGAAATACCAATTAACAGCAGTTATAGCGCGGGAGGATAATGGATATGTTTCTTTATGTCCAGAATTAGATATCGCAAGTCAAGGTGATACAATAGAAAAAGCCCGAAAAAACTTAATTGAAGCGATTCAGTTATTTTTAAAAACAGCTTCGGAGCAAGAGATACAAGGAAGATTTCATGAAGAAGTTTATATAACTCATTTAGAGGTGGCTGTTGGGTAA
- a CDS encoding type II toxin-antitoxin system HicA family toxin — protein sequence MGKLRILSGRDVCQILANHNFIEVRQHGSHIAMQKRTSHLNRDVAIYFDCVGMDGAIRTTFAGKERK from the coding sequence TTGGGTAAATTACGCATTCTTTCGGGACGAGATGTCTGTCAAATTCTTGCCAATCATAATTTCATTGAGGTAAGGCAGCATGGAAGTCATATTGCAATGCAAAAACGAACATCTCATTTAAATAGGGACGTTGCCATTTATTTTGATTGTGTAGGGATGGATGGGGCAATAAGGACAACCTTTGCTGGAAAAGAAAGGAAATAA